TCCGGCTCCGGCCCCTGACAGCGCGCCGCAAGGAGAGTAATTATGTTGAAAGTCCTGTTACTCTTCGCACTGCTGCTCGCCGGGATCGTGCTTGGTCCTATGCTGGCGGGTCATCAGGGTTACGTGCTGATCCAGACCGATAACTACAATATCGAAACCAGCGTCACCGGGCTGGTGATCATTCTGATCCTGGTGATGGTGGCGTTTCTGGCGATCGAATGGATCCTGCGCCGCATCTTCCGTACCGGAGCGCATACCCGCAGCTGGTTTGTCGGCCGCAAGCGCCGCCGCGCCCGCAAGCAGACCGAACAGGCGCTGCTGAAGCTGGCCGAAGGCGACTATCAGCAGGTTGAGAAGCTGATGTCGAAGAACGCCGATCATGCTGAACAACCGGTGGTCAACTATCTGCTGGCAGCCGAAGCCGCCCAGCAGCGCGGCGACGAAGTGCGCGCCAATCAGCATCTGGAGCGCGCCTCCGAACTCGCCGAAAACGATCCGATCCCGGTGGAGATCACCCGGGTGCGTCTGCAGCTGGCGCGGAACGAAAACCATGCCGCCCGTCACGGCGTCGATCGTCTGCTGGAGATTGCCCCGCGTCATCCGGAGGTACTGCGTCTGGCTGAGCAGGCCTATATCCGTACCGGTGCATGGGGCTCGCTGCTGGACATCATCCCGTCGATGGCAAAAGCCGAGGTGGGTGACGATGAACAGCGCGACGACCTGCAACGTCAGGCCTGGATTGGTCTCATGGACCAGGCGCGTGCCGATCAGGGCAGCGATGGCCTGAAGGCCTGGTGGAAAAATCAGAGCCGCAAAACGCGCCAGCAGGTGCCATTGCAGGTAGCGA
This Leclercia sp. S52 DNA region includes the following protein-coding sequences:
- the hemY gene encoding protoheme IX biogenesis protein HemY, which codes for MLKVLLLFALLLAGIVLGPMLAGHQGYVLIQTDNYNIETSVTGLVIILILVMVAFLAIEWILRRIFRTGAHTRSWFVGRKRRRARKQTEQALLKLAEGDYQQVEKLMSKNADHAEQPVVNYLLAAEAAQQRGDEVRANQHLERASELAENDPIPVEITRVRLQLARNENHAARHGVDRLLEIAPRHPEVLRLAEQAYIRTGAWGSLLDIIPSMAKAEVGDDEQRDDLQRQAWIGLMDQARADQGSDGLKAWWKNQSRKTRQQVPLQVAMAEHLIECGDHDTAQSIILDGLKRQYDDRLVMVIPRLKTNNPEQIEKMLRQQIKTVGDRPLLWSTLGQSLARHGEWKEASLAFRAALKQRPDAFDYAWLADTLDKLHLPEEAAAMRRDGLLLTLQNNPPQQ